A single window of Phyllostomus discolor isolate MPI-MPIP mPhyDis1 chromosome 13, mPhyDis1.pri.v3, whole genome shotgun sequence DNA harbors:
- the LHX5 gene encoding LIM/homeobox protein Lhx5, with the protein MMVHCAGCERPILDRFLLNVLDRAWHIKCVQCCECKTNLSEKCFSREGKLYCKNDFFRRFGTKCAGCAQGISPSDLVRKARSKVFHLNCFTCMVCNKQLSTGEELYVIDENKFVCKEDYLSSSSLKEGSLNSVSSCTDRSLSPDLQDPLQDDPKETDNSTSSDKETANNENEEQNSGTKRRGPRTTIKAKQLETLKAAFAATPKPTRHIREQLAQETGLNMRVIQVWFQNRRSKERRMKQLSALGARRHAFFRSPRRMRPLGGRLDESEMLGSTPYTYYGDYQGDYYAPGGNYDFFAHGPPSQAQSPADSSFLAASGPGSTPLGALEPPLAGPHAADNPRFTDMISHPDTPSPEPGLPGALHPLPGEVFSGGPSPPFPMSGASGYSGPLSHPNPELNEAAVW; encoded by the exons ATGATGGTGCACTGTGCCGGCTGCGAGCGGCCCATCCTCGACCGCTTTCTGCTGAACGTGCTGGACCGCGCGTGGCACATCAAATGCGTTCAGTGCTGCGAGTGCAAGACCAACCTCTCGGAGAAGTGCTTCTCGCGCGAGGGCAAGCTCTACTGCAAAAATGACTTCTTCAG GCGCTTCGGCACGAAGTGCGCGGGCTGCGCGCAAGGCATCTCGCCCAGCGACCTGGTGCGCAAGGCCCGCAGCAAAGTCTTCCACCTCAACTGCTTCACCTGCATGGTGTGCAACAAGCAGCTGTCCACGGGCGAGGAGCTCTACGTCATCGACGAGAACAAGTTCGTGTGCAAGGAGGACTACCTGAGCTCGTCCAGCCTCAAGGAGGGGAGCCTCAACTCAG TGTCGTCCTGTACGGACCGCAGTTTGTCCCCGGACCTCCAGGACCCACTCCAGGACGACCCCAAGGAGACGGACAACTCCACGTCGTCGGACAAGGAGACGGCCAACAACGAGAACGAGGAGCAGAACTCGGGCACCAAGCGGCGCGGCCCGCGCACCACCATCAAAGCCAAGCAGCTGGAGACGCTCAAGGCCGCCTTCGCCGCCACACCCAAACCCACGCGCCACATCCGCGAGCAGCTGGCGCAGGAGACGGGTCTCAACATGCGTGTCATCCAG GTGTGGTTCCAGAACCGGCGGTCCAAAGAGCGCAGGATGAAACAGCTGAGCGCACTGGGCGCCCGGAGACACGCCTTCTTCCGGAGTCCGAGGCGCATGCGTCCGCTGGGTGGCCGCTTAGACGAGTCTGAAATGTTGGGGTCCACTCCGTACACCTACTATGGAG aCTACCAAGGCGACTACTACGCGCCAGGAGGCAACTATGACTTCTTTGCACACGGCCCGCCGTCACAGGCGCAGTCCCCGGCTGACTCCAGCTTCTTGGCCGCCTCCGGGCCTGGCTCGACGCCGCTGGGTGCCCTGGAGCCGCCGCTGGCGGGGCCGCACGCTGCCGACAACCCCAGGTTCACCGACATGATCTCGCACCCGGACACGCCGAGCCCCGAGCCGGGCCTGCCGGGTGCGCTGCACCCCCTGCCCGGCGAGGTGTTCAGCGGGGGACCCAGCCCGCCTTTCCCCATGAGCGGCGCCAGCGGCTACAGCGGACCCCTGTCGCACCCCAACCCGGAGCTCAACGAGGCCGCTGTGTGGTAA
- the SDSL gene encoding serine dehydratase-like isoform X1, with the protein MESSPADHAKSEPFHTVTPLLESWALSQVAGVPVFLKCENVQPTGSFKIRGIGHFCQEVAKNGCRHLVCSSGGNAGISAAYCARKLGIPATIVLPESTSLQVVRRLQGEGAEVQLAGKVWDEANLRAQELAKRDGWVNVPPFDHPLIWEGHTSLVRELKAALGTPPGALVLAVGGGGLLAGVSAGLVEVGWQQVPIVAVETRGAHSFNAAVEAGRLVTLPSITSVAKCLGAKTVAARALACTRESKILSEVVEDREAVDAMQRFLDDERMLVEPACGAALAAVYSGLLGRLQAEGRLGPALASVVVVVCGGNSIDSRELQALRAQLGRS; encoded by the exons ATGGAGAGCTCCCCAGCAGATCATGCTAAGAGTGAGCCCTTCCACACGGTCACACCTCTGCTGGAGAGCTGGGCGTTGTCCCAGGTGGCGGGTGTGCCGGTCTTCCTCAAGTGTGAGAACGTGCAGCCCACTGGCTCCTTCAAGATCCGGGGCATCGGGCATTTCTGCCAGGAG GTGGCCAAGAATGGATGCAGACACCTGGTGTGCTCCTCAG GGGGCAACGCGGGCATCTCAGCCGCTTACTGCGCTCGGAAGCTGGGCATCCCTGCCACCATTGTGCTGCCCGAGAGCACCTCCCTGCAGGTGGTgaggaggctgcagggggagggggccgagGTTCAGCTGGCTGGAAAG GTCTGGGACGAGGCCAACCTCAGGGCGCAGGAGTTGGCCAAGAGGGACGGCTGGGTGAACGTCCCCCCGTTCGACCACCCCCTGATCTG gGAAGGCCACACCAGCCTGGTGCGGGAGCTGAAGGCAGCCCTGGGGACGCCCCCAGGGGCCCTGGTgctggcggtggggggtggggggctcctggCCGGGGTGTCGGCGGGCCTGGTGGAGGTGGGCTGGCAGCAGGTGCCCATTGTCGCCGTGGAAACTCGAGGGGCACACTCTTTCAACGCAGCCGTCGAGGCGGGCAGGCTGGTCACGCTGCCGAGCATCACCAG TGTGGCCAAGTGCCTGGGTGCCAAGACAGTGGCGGCGCGGGCCCTGGCCTGCACGCGGGAGTCGAAGATCCTCTCGGAGGTGGTGGAGGACCGGGAGGCTGTGGATGCCATGCAGCGGTTCCTGG ATGATGAGCGCATGCTGGTGGAGCCCGCCTGCGGGGCGGCCTTAGCTGCCGTCTACTCCGGCCTCCTGGGGAGGCTCCAGGCAGAGGGCCGCCTGGGCCCCGCCCTGGCCTCCGTTGTGGTCGTCGTGTGCGGAGGCAACAGCATTGACAGCCGAGAGCTGCAGGCCCTGAGAGCCCAGCTGGGCCGGAGCTGA
- the SDSL gene encoding serine dehydratase-like isoform X2, protein MESSPADHAKSEPFHTVTPLLESWALSQVAGVPVFLKCENVQPTGSFKIRGIGHFCQEVAKNGCRHLVCSSGGNAGISAAYCARKLGIPATIVLPESTSLQVVRRLQGEGAEVQLAGKVWDEANLRAQELAKRDGWVNVPPFDHPLIWEGHTSLVRELKAALGTPPGALVLAVGGGGLLAGVSAGLVEVGWQQVPIVAVETRGAHSFNAAVEAGRLVTLPSITSVAKCLGAKTVAARALACTRESKILSEVVEDREAVDAMQRFLGL, encoded by the exons ATGGAGAGCTCCCCAGCAGATCATGCTAAGAGTGAGCCCTTCCACACGGTCACACCTCTGCTGGAGAGCTGGGCGTTGTCCCAGGTGGCGGGTGTGCCGGTCTTCCTCAAGTGTGAGAACGTGCAGCCCACTGGCTCCTTCAAGATCCGGGGCATCGGGCATTTCTGCCAGGAG GTGGCCAAGAATGGATGCAGACACCTGGTGTGCTCCTCAG GGGGCAACGCGGGCATCTCAGCCGCTTACTGCGCTCGGAAGCTGGGCATCCCTGCCACCATTGTGCTGCCCGAGAGCACCTCCCTGCAGGTGGTgaggaggctgcagggggagggggccgagGTTCAGCTGGCTGGAAAG GTCTGGGACGAGGCCAACCTCAGGGCGCAGGAGTTGGCCAAGAGGGACGGCTGGGTGAACGTCCCCCCGTTCGACCACCCCCTGATCTG gGAAGGCCACACCAGCCTGGTGCGGGAGCTGAAGGCAGCCCTGGGGACGCCCCCAGGGGCCCTGGTgctggcggtggggggtggggggctcctggCCGGGGTGTCGGCGGGCCTGGTGGAGGTGGGCTGGCAGCAGGTGCCCATTGTCGCCGTGGAAACTCGAGGGGCACACTCTTTCAACGCAGCCGTCGAGGCGGGCAGGCTGGTCACGCTGCCGAGCATCACCAG TGTGGCCAAGTGCCTGGGTGCCAAGACAGTGGCGGCGCGGGCCCTGGCCTGCACGCGGGAGTCGAAGATCCTCTCGGAGGTGGTGGAGGACCGGGAGGCTGTGGATGCCATGCAGCGGTTCCTGG GTCTTTAA